GGCGCCGGTTGCCCATTCCCGAGGGGGATGACCTGCAAAAGGTCCCTCTCTTTCCAGTGCTCCGTCGGGAAGAAATGAACGGCAAGTTTATGCGGTGGATTGTTGAGGAAGAGCCGCGGGAGGATCCGGGGTTTGCACGACTCTATCGCGACGCCGAAAAGCTATCGGCGGAGGAGTTGGCAAATCGCTGCGCCATGGAGCGAGTGGACCAGGATCGCAAACGCCGGCTCGTGGAGTCGTTGCCGGTTTTGGCCCGGCATGCGGGCCGCAGTGTTTTTTATCAAAGTGATCTCTATCGTGCCGCTGAGTTGGCTGCTCCTTCGGATGTGGTTTTTGACGAAGTTTCGCCCGCAGCGAGTGAAAACCTCTACGCATGCGTGCGTAGCCGGATGTTCCACTCCGCCCTGGAGCGGATGCGGGGTGGCGATGGTTCGGAGCAGGAGGCTGAGGCGTTTCGGGCGATGCGTAACGCGATTGTCGATCCCTATCGGCGGACCGCTCCTGTGCCGCGAAACTCGGTTCTCTCGGATCAGGTGATTTGGGCTCGCTCGCCTGTGCGGCTCGATCTCGCCGGAGGTTGGACGGATACCCCTCCGTATTGTTTTCTGAATGGAGGCCGAGTGGTAAATCTTTCGGTCGAGTTAAATGGTCAACCTCCTGTGCAAATTTTTGCACGAACCTCCGATCGCCCGGGAATTTCCCTGCGTTCGATCGATCTTGGTTCGGAGGTATCTCTTCGCAGCTATGAGGATATTGGAGCCTATGCCGAAATCGGCTCCGACTTTGCCATTCCGCGAGCCGCTCTGGCTCTCTGCGGGTTCCATCCGGATTTTCAATCCGGTACGGGATATCCCTCTCTGGATGCCCAATTGGAAGAGTTCGGCGGTGGATTAGAGATTACCCTCTTATGCGCGATCCCCAAAGGTTCTGGTTTGGGGACGAGTAGTGTTCTTTCTTCCGCGCTCTTGGCCTGCCTCTCGGAACTGGCGGGCTATGGATGGGATTCGGTAGCCATCGGCAACCGAGTGTTGGCGCTTGAGCAGATGCTGACTTCCGGCGGCGGATGGCAGGATCAATATGGGGGAGCGGTTCGCGGGTTGAAGATGTTGGAGACTGGCCCGGGGCTCGACCAGACTCCCGACATCCGCTGGTTGCCGGGACATCTTTTTACGGATCCGCAGTTCCAGGGGTGTCGCTTGTTGTATTACACAGGCGTAACCCGGGTGGCCCACAATGTCCTTTCCGAGATCGTTCGGGGAATGTTTCTCAATCGCCAGGAACATCTGCGATGCCTCGAGGATCTATCCGATCATGCCCTCCGAATGTATGAATGCTTGCAGAAGGGAGATTTCGAGCGCATGGGCCGTTTGGTTGACCGGACGTGGGAATTGAATCAGCGTTTGGATTCAGGGACCTGCACTCCGGTCATTCAAAAAATCCTGGAGCCGCTGAATGATTGGCTTTTGGGCAAAAAATTGCTCGGTGCAGGTGGGGGAGGCTATCTCCTCATGTTTGCTAAGGATGAAGCGGCGGCGTTGCGGATTCGCCGACACCTCCAGGAGAATCCCCCGAACGCAAGGGCGAGGTTTGTCGATTTCTCACTCTCGGAGACCGGGCTTCAGGTGACGAGGAGTTGATCGGTTGGCCGGTGAGTCGGTGAGTCGGTTGGTCGGTGAGTCGGTGAGTCGGTGAGTCGGTTGGTCGGTGAGTCGGTTGGTCGGTGATCGGCGGCCGGTGGTCGGTGAGTCGGTAGACTGTGATCGGTTGGTCGGCGTTTTCTAAGGGTGGGCGGGGACGGTCATAATTCTGCGGTCTAATGTTCCTTAGAAGTTGAAAGGCGGGCGCTGTGCCCGGAGAGTGCCTCATGGAAGCAAAAGTTGTGGAGTTCGACTTGGGGCGAGTAGAGGCGATTCTCGGAGCGGAAGACCGTGCCGGGGCTGAGGAATATTTACGGGAACTGCCGACTTCGGAACGGGCGCGGTTACTTTCCCGCATGGATGGAGATTCCCGTGAGCACTTGATTGGATTGCTGGATGCGGAATTTGCTGCCGATCTGATTCAAGGGCTGGGAGAAACCCAATCGATTGAGATTCTGGAGTCGGTCGACGCGGATCTGGCGGCGAAAGTCGTCGACCACGTTCCGAGTGATGAGCAGGCCGATCTACTCTCGGGCTGTGATGAGGAGGTCGCAGAGAAGATCTTGGCCGCCATGAGCCCCGAAGAGGCGGTCGACGCCCGGGAGTTGATGCGGTATGAGTGGGATACGGCCGGGGGCATGATGATCACCGAGTATCTCGCCTACCGTGAGACG
The Puniceicoccus vermicola genome window above contains:
- a CDS encoding bifunctional fucokinase/fucose-1-phosphate guanylyltransferase, whose protein sequence is MKTLLSVPPALSRVASSLIPATFGDCFVTHDPEGAKLGSGGGTAHLLREAWRADGESQSFAEWLQRDDRVLVHAGGQSRRLPAYAALGKALLPVPVFRWCAGQRLDQTLGELQLPLLQKILEAAGAQSHTLIASGDVLIWNDRPLPEIPDADVVCVGLWDSPETAAGHGVFFTPRAHPEQFDFMLQKPDPSRVAELSSTHLFLLDIGIWLLSDRAVEVLMRKSGWNPQTGDDGELSEYDLYGEFGLGLGENPTVEDPELAELTCAVLPLSEAEFHHFGTNRDLIGSSLALQNRVNDQRRIFSPLIKPHPSIFIQNAEVACSLGSENQEVWIENSSIPDTWKLSKQHVITGIPENDWIVKLSEGTCLDVVPIGGECFAVRVYGFHDRFRGDLNLDSTTWMGKPAADWFRRRRLPIPEGDDLQKVPLFPVLRREEMNGKFMRWIVEEEPREDPGFARLYRDAEKLSAEELANRCAMERVDQDRKRRLVESLPVLARHAGRSVFYQSDLYRAAELAAPSDVVFDEVSPAASENLYACVRSRMFHSALERMRGGDGSEQEAEAFRAMRNAIVDPYRRTAPVPRNSVLSDQVIWARSPVRLDLAGGWTDTPPYCFLNGGRVVNLSVELNGQPPVQIFARTSDRPGISLRSIDLGSEVSLRSYEDIGAYAEIGSDFAIPRAALALCGFHPDFQSGTGYPSLDAQLEEFGGGLEITLLCAIPKGSGLGTSSVLSSALLACLSELAGYGWDSVAIGNRVLALEQMLTSGGGWQDQYGGAVRGLKMLETGPGLDQTPDIRWLPGHLFTDPQFQGCRLLYYTGVTRVAHNVLSEIVRGMFLNRQEHLRCLEDLSDHALRMYECLQKGDFERMGRLVDRTWELNQRLDSGTCTPVIQKILEPLNDWLLGKKLLGAGGGGYLLMFAKDEAAALRIRRHLQENPPNARARFVDFSLSETGLQVTRS